From the Candidatus Binataceae bacterium genome, one window contains:
- a CDS encoding helix-turn-helix domain-containing protein: MSHSLVNWIFWANGRSVPIELPEGAACADFEGDGSLAHILATSRERFGLTREAAATECHLQLSYIVMMETGNYDAIPDMLYLLPSFRRYAEFLGLDTNEVTAIFMHDFEASENAVVQVQRLKSSRAIKLPSLRSVLAAGGVAGAVAAIAVAAANLEHRTARITNAPISVKTPATVSTPVVVAIPPPISIASDSAAGGITRFPTPLARTSAKSHHKSKESLRHKRSVRTARHLRSSHRHRRVS, encoded by the coding sequence ATGTCTCACTCGTTGGTCAATTGGATTTTCTGGGCGAACGGCCGGTCCGTTCCGATCGAATTACCTGAAGGCGCTGCATGTGCAGATTTCGAGGGGGACGGGTCGCTCGCGCACATTCTTGCGACCTCGCGCGAGCGATTCGGACTGACGCGTGAGGCGGCGGCGACCGAATGCCACCTGCAGCTCTCGTATATCGTGATGATGGAGACCGGCAACTACGATGCGATTCCGGATATGCTTTACCTGTTGCCGTCGTTTCGCCGCTACGCCGAATTTCTCGGTCTTGATACGAATGAAGTCACGGCGATTTTCATGCACGACTTCGAGGCATCGGAAAACGCGGTTGTGCAGGTTCAGCGGCTCAAATCCTCGCGCGCCATCAAGCTGCCTTCGTTACGATCGGTTTTGGCGGCTGGCGGTGTTGCGGGGGCGGTCGCAGCGATCGCGGTCGCGGCGGCAAATCTGGAACATCGCACCGCGCGCATCACGAACGCGCCGATTTCTGTCAAGACTCCAGCGACGGTGAGCACGCCTGTCGTCGTCGCGATTCCACCGCCAATCTCAATCGCAAGTGATTCTGCCGCTGGCGGCATTACTCGGTTCCCAACGCCGCTAGCGCGCACGTCCGCCAAGTCTCATCACAAGTCCAAGGAATCCCTGCGACACAA
- a CDS encoding rod shape-determining protein, protein MPSVIAPVLRTLSKELAIDLGTANTLVYRRGEGLVCNEPSVVAIRQSNDGERRILAIGADAKRMLGRVPSAISVIRPIRDGVISDFEATQMMLRHFIQKAGGTRTLKRPRLVVCVPSGSTSIEKRAVAESAKSVGAGEVHLVDQAIAAAIGAGMPVTEPAGSMMVDIGGGTTEIAVISLGGLVYSRSVRIAGDRFDEAIIQLLRRRYNIQIGERTAEIVKIMLGSADRDAAVETLEIKARHLAAREPKIVRITSADIREALASPLAQLIDAIRLALEQTPPEIAGDIVENGIVVAGGGALLRDLAAFMSSQTSLRVSISNDPLKAVVNGASKLLEDSALLAKVSLN, encoded by the coding sequence ATGCCAAGCGTTATCGCGCCCGTCCTTCGAACTCTGTCGAAGGAACTAGCTATCGATCTCGGAACCGCAAACACGCTGGTCTATCGGCGCGGCGAAGGTCTCGTCTGCAATGAACCTTCGGTCGTAGCAATTCGCCAGTCCAACGACGGTGAGCGCCGAATCCTGGCAATTGGCGCTGATGCCAAGCGGATGCTTGGGCGTGTCCCGAGCGCAATCTCAGTCATCCGCCCGATTCGCGACGGCGTAATCTCAGATTTCGAGGCGACTCAGATGATGCTCCGCCACTTCATCCAGAAAGCCGGCGGCACACGAACCCTGAAGCGCCCGCGCCTGGTGGTCTGCGTTCCTTCCGGCAGCACCTCTATCGAAAAGCGCGCCGTCGCAGAGTCAGCGAAGTCGGTCGGGGCGGGCGAAGTTCACCTTGTCGATCAGGCTATCGCAGCCGCAATCGGCGCCGGGATGCCGGTGACTGAGCCGGCGGGCAGTATGATGGTCGATATAGGCGGGGGCACGACTGAGATTGCTGTAATCTCACTCGGAGGATTGGTTTATTCGCGATCGGTGCGAATCGCCGGTGACAGGTTCGACGAGGCGATTATCCAGTTGCTGAGGCGCCGCTACAATATTCAAATTGGTGAGCGGACGGCCGAAATTGTAAAGATCATGCTCGGCTCGGCGGACCGCGACGCCGCCGTCGAAACCCTGGAAATCAAGGCGCGGCATCTCGCGGCGCGTGAACCCAAGATCGTTCGGATCACCAGCGCCGATATCCGCGAAGCACTGGCGTCTCCGCTTGCGCAACTGATCGATGCGATCCGCCTCGCGCTCGAGCAGACGCCGCCGGAAATCGCTGGCGACATAGTCGAGAATGGAATCGTGGTTGCCGGCGGCGGCGCGCTGCTGCGCGATCTTGCGGCGTTCATGAGCTCCCAGACCAGTCTTCGAGTGAGTATCAGTAACGATCCGTTGAAAGCAGTAGTGAATGGCGCAAGTAAACTTCTCGAAGACTCCGCGCTGCTGGCGAAGGTGTCGCTCAACTAA